One Lemur catta isolate mLemCat1 chromosome 15, mLemCat1.pri, whole genome shotgun sequence genomic window carries:
- the LHX1 gene encoding LIM/homeobox protein Lhx1 has translation MVHCAGCKRPILDRFLLNVLDRAWHVKCVQCCECKCNLTEKCFSREGKLYCKNDFFRCFGTKCAGCAQGISPSDLVRRARSKVFHLNCFTCMMCNKQLSTGEELYIIDENKFVCKEDYLSNSSVAKENSLHSATTGSDPSLSPDSQDPSQDDAKDSESANVSDKEGGSNENDDQNLGAKRRGPRTTIKAKQLETLKAAFAATPKPTRHIREQLAQETGLNMRVIQVWFQNRRSKERRMKQLSALGARRHAFFRSPRRMRPLVDRLEPGELIPNGPFSFYGDYQSEYYGPGGNYDFFPQGPPSSQAQTPVDLPFVPSSGPSGTPLGGLEHPLPGHHPSSEAQRFTDILAHPPGDSPSPEPSLPGPLHSMSAEVFGPSPPFSSLSVNGGTSYGNHLSHPPEMNEAAVW, from the exons ATGGTGCACTGTGCCGGCTGCAAAAGGCCCATCCTGGACCGCTTTCTCTTGAACGTGCTGGACAGGGCCTGGCACGTCAAGTGCGTCCAGTGCTGTGAATGTAAATGCAACCTGACGGAGAAGTGCTTCTCCCGGGAAGGCAAGCTCTACTGCAAGAACGACTTCTTCCG GTGTTTCGGTACCAAATGCGCGGGCTGCGCGCAGGGCATCTCCCCTAGCGACCTGGTGAGGAGAGCGCGAAGCAAAGTATTTCACCTGAACTGCTTTACCTGCATGATGTGTAACAAGCAGCTTTCCACCGGCGAGGAGCTCTACATTATCGACGAGAACAAGTTCGTCTGCAAAGAGGATTACCTAAGTAACAGCAGTGTCGCCAAAGAGAACAGCCTCCACTCCG CCACCACGGGCAGTGACCCCAGTTTGTCTCCGGATTCCCAAGACCCCTCACAGGACGACGCCAAGGACTCGGAGAGCGCCAACGTGTCGGACAAGGAAGGGGGCAGTAATGAGAATGACGACCAGAACCTGGGTGCCAAGCGGCGAGGACCGCGCACCACCATTAAAGCCAAGCAGCTGGAGACGCTGAAGGCCGCCTTCGCCGCTACGCCCAAGCCCACGCGCCATATCCGTGAGCAGCTGGCGCAGGAGACTGGCCTCAACATGCGAGTCATTCAG GTCTGGTTCCAGAACCGGCGCTCCAAGGAGCGGAGGATGAAGCAGCTGAGCGCGCTGGGCGCCCGGCGCCACGCCTTCTTCCGCAGTCCGCGCCGGATGCGGCCGCTCGTGGACCGCCTGGAGCCGGGCGAGCTGATCCCCAACGGCCCCTTCTCTTTCTACGGAG ATTACCAGAGCGAGTACTACGGTCCCGGGGGCAACTACGACTTCTTCCCGCAAGGACCCCCGTCCTCTCAGGCCCAGACGCCAGTGGACCTACCCTTTGTGCCGTCGTCTGGGCCGTCCGGGACGCCCCTGGGTGGCCTGGAGCACCCGCTGCCGGGCCACCACCCGTCGAGCGAGGCGCAGCGGTTCACCGACATCCTGGCGCATCCCCCCGGGGACTCTCCCAGTCCCGAGCCCAGCCTGCCCGGGCCTCTGCACTCCATGTCGGCTGAGGTCTTCGGGCCCAGCCCGCCCTTCTCGTCGCTGTCAGTGAATGGCGGGACGAGCTACGGGAATCACCTGTCCCATCCTCCCGAAATGAACGAAGCGGCCGTGTGGTAG